The following is a genomic window from candidate division KSB1 bacterium.
CCTGAATTACAGCCGGACAGGAGCAGCAGACATGTAAAACCAAACAGCAGGTATTTCATATTCTAAGCCTCTGATTTTTTCAGGACATTGACAACCTCACCGAAATAAACCCGATGGTAGGCTTTTTGGGGATACAGTTTATCGATTTCCGGATAAAGAAAATTATCAGATCTCATATCATCCCAGTACATTTTTCTGCATTCAAAAATCAATTCAGCTTCCGCATAAGCAGGGGATTTGACATTTTGTGATGCAATCGGCGTTATACCGGCCGGACCGACCTTGTCGCCGTCGCGACCGGAATGTGATCCCATGTACTTTAGCGCAGCCCGATGCGATTCCGGAAACGTGCACAAGGTAAAATCATCAT
Proteins encoded in this region:
- a CDS encoding flavin reductase; amino-acid sequence: MDFKNISTHDVTVNPFDLWDKQWLLLTCGNFEDDRFNSMTVAWGSFGTMWKRPFAQIVVRPNRYTYEFTTQYDDFTLCTFPESHRAALKYMGSHSGRDGDKVGPAGITPIASQNVKSPAYAEAELIFECRKMYWDDMRSDNFLYPEIDKLYPQKAYHRVYFGEVVNVLKKSEA